A region from the Leptospira venezuelensis genome encodes:
- a CDS encoding transposase, translating into MQTALKYTKIDHPKQSFTPTRPWNEFGIFNTRNPNRGPPFPQIRTAPTVSKNKNITTFPFKSTLPKHYNPAINTPYFTNITKKILNDFYPKKCPTPECNSRILDKEISTRPDLIRCPQCRYLTSRLSYTPLHHFKLPIWMFGFVLYESLIQYPKVVTATELSKKLRIGYNAASLLKRRFQLFASDQNPKYKQLTFNALEDNFKDFLLPPNENKDISSKMRNRPYICVDTAVLYSAGERASQGRKRYSHRGQTSSIYLSEKLGGKKIGTLVQTIAVKQGPVFFTSVPNQKAETLGPLIKEHLPTSTPLFTDQGYPWLWGVYRNHRSVNHSARSKDNRFRFARNRWSKNGVHNQVAEGNHRVLKTAFASYGYIKPEYSQLYLNEFSFIKNANVFGLDILVGEGEGSCMSEDAFSSRRKTPGNGAVAIRRKRSLLKQDPHLLTENIML; encoded by the coding sequence ATGCAAACTGCTTTAAAATACACCAAAATCGACCACCCTAAACAATCCTTCACTCCTACTCGACCTTGGAACGAATTCGGAATATTTAATACTCGTAATCCAAACCGAGGACCTCCTTTCCCTCAAATCCGAACCGCGCCCACTGTATCAAAAAATAAGAATATAACAACTTTCCCATTTAAATCAACCTTACCCAAACATTACAACCCAGCAATCAACACACCCTACTTCACAAACATAACTAAGAAAATCCTCAATGACTTCTACCCAAAGAAGTGTCCTACTCCTGAGTGTAATAGTAGAATCTTAGACAAAGAGATATCAACTCGGCCCGACTTAATTAGATGCCCACAATGTAGATATCTAACATCAAGACTAAGTTACACTCCCCTTCATCATTTCAAACTACCAATATGGATGTTCGGATTCGTCCTTTATGAATCATTAATCCAATACCCAAAGGTAGTAACAGCAACAGAACTAAGTAAGAAATTGAGAATAGGATATAATGCAGCAAGCTTACTCAAGAGAAGATTTCAACTATTCGCCTCTGATCAAAACCCAAAGTATAAGCAACTCACGTTCAATGCTTTAGAAGATAACTTCAAGGACTTCCTTCTTCCTCCTAATGAAAATAAAGATATATCCTCTAAGATGAGAAACAGGCCCTACATATGCGTAGACACTGCTGTATTGTATTCAGCAGGTGAGAGAGCAAGCCAAGGTAGGAAACGTTACAGCCACAGAGGGCAAACATCTTCTATCTACCTTTCAGAGAAACTAGGAGGAAAAAAGATTGGAACCCTAGTCCAGACTATAGCAGTGAAACAAGGACCTGTATTCTTTACTTCAGTCCCAAATCAGAAAGCAGAAACATTAGGACCTTTAATTAAAGAGCATCTCCCAACCAGCACTCCACTTTTTACAGACCAAGGCTATCCGTGGCTTTGGGGAGTATATAGAAACCACAGGTCCGTAAATCATTCTGCGAGATCAAAGGACAATAGGTTCAGATTTGCTCGCAATCGTTGGAGTAAGAATGGAGTCCACAACCAAGTAGCAGAAGGCAATCATAGAGTTCTAAAAACTGCTTTTGCTTCTTACGGTTACATCAAGCCGGAATACTCTCAGTTATATCTGAATGAGTTTAGCTTCATTAAGAATGCTAATGTGTTTGGGTTGGATATTTTAGTAGGAGAAGGTGAAGGATCTTGTATGAGTGAGGATGCCTTTTCTTCGAGAAGGAAAACGCCCGGGAACGGAGCGGTTGCGATTCGAAGGAAAAGATCTCTACTCAAACAAGATCCGCATCTTCTTACTGAAAATATAATGCTGTAA
- a CDS encoding PilZ domain-containing protein, whose product MAVGRSDTLQELITILETMFGETIIGSDINLVKHLFYSLKADQREFPFDYEGEKLTSVVEEVSEDTLVLYVPYLQPKGILRAKISFEILNILYQFEVVLLDFWEDHVRVKIPSELQAAAFRKNLRVAVDDLFMNYVILYRSLSGGERELGKNLSVEQRFFHLMKEIKKDNPSLKLINLMVTEYILGISKDYEIVFFGPGKDGGFFGDFIKKYNRSVYIPDCSLIKSYIGEDKDPYLDNFRDEYLSLIQTRGQAKGDEFFRELQKEEVRNFLISYIVTPIRLFNDPIGYIRVFSTAMDKFSIVQQQALYIEELGDILTYALTKVYIRQENFRNEEAVTRILDISMNGLLFEIEDQRTFNYLKQHNIIKMFIPISERNLVLRGEVVRFLEIGNGKYQLGVNFFDSNPDDMVFLQHYIFSKKMRILFE is encoded by the coding sequence ATGGCTGTAGGACGATCGGATACACTTCAGGAGCTAATTACTATTTTAGAAACGATGTTTGGAGAAACGATCATCGGTTCGGATATAAATCTAGTAAAACATCTATTCTATAGTTTAAAAGCCGACCAACGAGAATTCCCATTCGATTATGAAGGGGAGAAGCTTACATCCGTCGTAGAGGAAGTTAGTGAAGATACTCTCGTTCTATACGTTCCCTATCTCCAGCCAAAAGGGATATTAAGAGCAAAGATCAGTTTCGAAATTCTGAATATACTTTACCAATTCGAAGTAGTCCTTCTTGATTTTTGGGAAGACCATGTTCGAGTTAAAATCCCTTCCGAATTACAAGCTGCTGCATTTCGTAAAAACCTAAGGGTCGCAGTAGACGATCTTTTTATGAATTACGTAATCCTCTATCGTTCCTTGAGCGGTGGTGAAAGGGAGCTAGGAAAAAATCTAAGTGTAGAACAAAGATTTTTTCATTTGATGAAAGAGATCAAAAAGGATAATCCAAGCCTAAAATTGATCAACTTAATGGTTACTGAATATATTCTGGGGATCTCAAAAGATTACGAGATCGTATTTTTCGGACCTGGAAAAGACGGAGGATTTTTCGGTGACTTCATTAAAAAGTATAATCGTTCTGTATATATTCCGGATTGTTCCTTAATTAAAAGTTATATAGGTGAAGATAAGGATCCATACCTGGATAATTTTAGAGATGAATACTTAAGTTTGATCCAAACTCGAGGACAAGCAAAAGGGGATGAGTTCTTTAGAGAGCTTCAAAAAGAAGAAGTTCGTAACTTCTTAATTTCATACATAGTTACTCCGATCCGTTTATTCAACGATCCGATCGGTTATATAAGGGTATTCTCTACTGCGATGGATAAATTCTCTATTGTACAACAGCAAGCATTGTATATAGAAGAATTAGGAGACATTCTTACTTACGCTTTGACAAAGGTGTATATACGTCAGGAAAACTTTAGGAATGAAGAAGCAGTAACTCGCATTTTAGATATAAGTATGAACGGTCTTCTGTTCGAAATAGAAGATCAGAGAACTTTTAATTATTTAAAACAACATAATATTATTAAAATGTTTATCCCTATCTCTGAGAGAAATTTGGTTCTCAGAGGGGAGGTGGTCCGATTCTTAGAGATAGGAAACGGAAAGTACCAATTAGGTGTAAACTTTTTCGATTCGAATCCGGATGATATGGTTTTCTTACAGCATTATATTTTCAGTAAGAAGATGCGGATCTTGTTTGAGTAG
- a CDS encoding enoyl-CoA hydratase/isomerase family protein: MALVDSETVELSSESRIEILYLNNPETKNSMTVPMGLEFKAHIENLKKNPPRAVVITGKNDIFSAGGNFELLKSFAEKSFEQNKKEMFEFYNLFLSVRDLNVPVICAANGHAIGAGLSITLACDLRVFADEGKYQFNFVKLGIHPGMGSSYLAKELFGMETANRLLFLAETVSGKEALSLGICYDSVPKGEVLQRATEIAISLSESAPMALSELKKNIYDREKLNAALRKEAESQALNFLSQDFRETIKSIAEKRKPVFKGR, encoded by the coding sequence ATGGCATTAGTTGATTCAGAAACAGTAGAACTTTCTTCCGAATCTAGAATAGAAATTCTCTATCTGAACAACCCAGAGACCAAGAACTCCATGACCGTTCCCATGGGTCTGGAGTTTAAAGCTCATATTGAAAACCTAAAAAAGAATCCACCTAGAGCGGTTGTAATTACCGGCAAGAATGATATATTCTCTGCAGGTGGAAATTTCGAATTATTAAAATCTTTTGCAGAGAAGTCTTTCGAACAAAACAAAAAAGAAATGTTCGAATTTTATAATTTGTTCTTAAGCGTTAGAGATCTAAATGTTCCTGTGATCTGTGCAGCAAATGGCCACGCAATCGGTGCAGGTCTTTCCATCACTCTTGCTTGCGACTTAAGAGTTTTTGCTGATGAAGGAAAATACCAATTCAATTTTGTAAAATTAGGAATCCATCCAGGAATGGGATCCAGCTATCTTGCAAAAGAATTATTCGGAATGGAAACCGCAAATCGCCTCTTATTCTTAGCAGAAACTGTAAGCGGCAAAGAAGCTCTTTCTTTAGGGATCTGTTATGATTCAGTTCCAAAAGGAGAAGTTTTACAAAGAGCTACTGAGATTGCAATTTCTCTGAGCGAGAGTGCTCCTATGGCACTTAGCGAATTAAAGAAGAATATATATGATCGTGAAAAATTAAATGCTGCTTTGCGCAAAGAAGCAGAATCTCAGGCTCTAAACTTCCTTTCTCAGGATTTTAGAGAAACTATCAAATCTATTGCAGAAAAAAGAAAGCCAGTATTTAAAGGGCGCTAA
- a CDS encoding LIC_10740 family protein — MNLQKIKEIWNRFLTHLDTFYTWVFELATRAADSKESKRILFLTYSWIIVLLFLTGFILAGKNPLKLLVPFTLYDLPNFDPRKEIVIYGSDGEGQVFPVKRKVLLTGEDFRHDVLTLVGEAGESSYFDPTVPNASAQYRNLKKLPNLQDSVISIWKRGDVLILDLRKSTLESLLSDMKFRIDYTYASQMTEEQKSAEIERKKLGLLSSAFLATEKTLFENYPDLNRIEYKLGGEVGDLSGLSYLLSSSHTRQP; from the coding sequence ATGAACTTGCAAAAGATTAAGGAAATTTGGAATCGCTTCCTCACTCATTTGGATACCTTTTATACCTGGGTTTTCGAATTGGCGACCAGAGCCGCCGATTCTAAAGAATCCAAAAGGATCTTATTCTTAACTTATTCCTGGATAATTGTTTTATTATTCCTAACTGGTTTTATCCTCGCTGGAAAAAATCCATTAAAGCTGCTTGTTCCATTTACATTATACGATCTACCGAACTTCGATCCTAGAAAAGAAATCGTAATATATGGTTCGGACGGAGAAGGTCAGGTATTCCCTGTAAAAAGAAAAGTACTCTTAACTGGAGAAGACTTTCGACATGATGTTTTGACCTTAGTAGGCGAAGCAGGAGAATCCAGTTATTTCGATCCTACTGTGCCGAATGCTTCTGCACAATATAGAAATTTGAAAAAACTTCCTAACTTACAAGACTCGGTGATCTCTATCTGGAAAAGAGGAGATGTATTGATCTTGGATTTGAGAAAGTCCACATTGGAAAGTTTACTTTCGGATATGAAATTCCGGATCGATTATACGTATGCAAGTCAGATGACAGAAGAGCAAAAATCTGCAGAGATAGAACGAAAAAAATTGGGTTTATTATCTTCCGCATTCTTAGCCACTGAAAAAACCTTATTCGAAAACTATCCTGATCTAAATCGGATCGAATACAAGTTAGGCGGAGAAGTGGGAGATCTGTCCGGTTTAAGCTATTTGCTATCTTCTTCCCATACTAGACAGCCTTAA
- a CDS encoding N-acetylmuramoyl-L-alanine amidase family protein, which produces MDKDQILLWGLGFFLLFSAPVFAESRIQTIGKNGYVSFEEIHKKIPGLQSKFESTTLVGSISHASGEIRFRIGASFYAINGSLEKTNLPVVYKDKDFLLPPDLVEAIFVRLLPGDVSYEFKEDELIFDLLPKAERLKLSAIIVDAGHGGKDPGTSSDKGTQEKLVSLQVARFLKKFLNKVYPEVRVILTRSNDSFIELERRSEIANKEVQKGGSVLFVSLHCNASISSDVNGFEVYYLSQTPSTETAREVSLFENGISGKKGGTSYGKIQAGMMSSMIQRRSRLLARSVESEMKKNLGPKILSRGVKKADFSVLRGSLMPAILVEMGYLTHNKESEVLADKTHQVKLAKSILEGVRAYELAKD; this is translated from the coding sequence TTGGACAAGGATCAAATCCTTCTTTGGGGGTTAGGATTCTTTCTACTCTTTAGCGCACCTGTTTTTGCCGAGTCCAGGATACAAACCATCGGCAAGAACGGATACGTGTCCTTCGAAGAGATCCATAAAAAGATCCCAGGACTACAATCCAAATTCGAGTCAACTACGTTAGTTGGCTCTATCTCTCACGCTTCCGGCGAGATCCGATTTCGGATCGGAGCTTCCTTTTATGCAATCAATGGTAGTTTGGAAAAAACAAATTTACCTGTTGTATACAAAGACAAGGACTTTCTACTTCCTCCCGATCTTGTAGAAGCAATATTTGTTCGTTTATTGCCGGGGGACGTAAGTTACGAATTTAAAGAAGACGAACTCATATTCGATCTATTACCTAAAGCGGAAAGATTAAAACTTTCTGCCATCATAGTGGATGCAGGGCATGGAGGAAAAGATCCGGGGACTTCTTCCGATAAAGGGACCCAGGAAAAATTGGTTTCTCTTCAGGTGGCCCGCTTCTTGAAAAAATTTCTGAATAAGGTTTATCCCGAAGTTCGAGTAATCCTGACCAGGTCCAATGATTCATTTATAGAATTGGAGAGAAGGTCTGAGATCGCAAATAAAGAGGTCCAAAAGGGCGGATCTGTCTTATTCGTAAGTTTGCATTGTAATGCCTCTATTTCATCCGATGTAAATGGTTTCGAAGTATATTATTTATCCCAGACACCAAGCACAGAAACAGCTAGAGAAGTGTCCTTATTCGAAAATGGGATTTCTGGGAAGAAAGGTGGGACCTCCTACGGGAAAATCCAGGCTGGAATGATGTCCTCCATGATCCAAAGAAGAAGCCGTCTTCTTGCCAGAAGTGTTGAATCCGAGATGAAAAAAAACCTTGGTCCAAAGATATTGTCTAGAGGAGTGAAGAAAGCGGACTTTTCCGTGCTAAGGGGAAGTTTGATGCCTGCAATCCTAGTTGAAATGGGTTACCTCACCCATAATAAAGAATCAGAGGTATTGGCTGATAAAACTCACCAAGTGAAATTGGCCAAAAGTATATTAGAAGGTGTGAGAGCGTATGAACTTGCAAAAGATTAA
- a CDS encoding DEAD/DEAH box helicase has translation MKFEELNLEPNLQKAIQEAGFTELTPIQEKAIPPGIEGRDVTGLAQTGTGKTVAFLVPTIHSILTRGIQGVSTLILAPTRELVIQISEEAEKLLKHTDYRVVPIIGGTDYKVQNRDLNGLNGLIVATPGRLIDLARSGSADLEKVEFFILDEADRMLDMGFIYDIRWLLHKCKNRKQTLLFSATLSVEVMRLAYRFMNEPVEIQINPDKLITERIDQKLVHLGREEKLPYMVNSILAEELEGQGIIFTNFKANIPKIVYSLRKYGIPITGISSDLDQKKRLRLMRDFKSGKFKFMVATDVASRGIDVENIEVVFNFDLPQDTENYVHRIGRTARAGRVGKSISFCSESDYVELEKIEKYLKQKIDVLPVHEEALTFPAGEFQVFVGGDAFDNAPVERNGNRNQGRDRGPKKQRGDFQRNGNGGNQRGEKNWNKESGDRKKDFNKDSRPGKQSGGHKKRPEAAIQEAQEFLQKADSVFGSNGARKDRNQKNQNQKKGKQRSDFQKQPSHNHQNHENKKQKSNYDKSKRNLFDINDSKRSSDKKKGSIWTRIKSFFGG, from the coding sequence ATGAAATTCGAAGAATTAAATCTAGAGCCTAACCTGCAAAAAGCAATCCAAGAAGCAGGATTTACCGAGCTCACTCCTATACAAGAAAAAGCAATCCCGCCCGGAATAGAAGGTAGGGATGTTACCGGTTTAGCACAAACAGGAACCGGTAAAACTGTGGCATTCTTGGTGCCAACCATTCACTCCATCTTGACAAGAGGAATACAAGGGGTCAGTACTTTGATCCTTGCTCCTACTAGAGAGTTAGTGATCCAAATTTCGGAAGAAGCCGAAAAGTTACTGAAACATACAGACTATAGAGTTGTCCCAATTATCGGTGGAACAGATTACAAAGTTCAGAATAGAGATCTGAACGGACTGAATGGTCTTATCGTTGCAACTCCAGGAAGATTGATCGATCTAGCAAGAAGCGGAAGCGCCGATCTAGAAAAGGTCGAGTTTTTCATTTTGGATGAAGCAGATCGTATGTTGGACATGGGTTTCATCTACGATATACGTTGGCTTCTTCATAAATGTAAGAACAGAAAGCAAACATTACTTTTCTCCGCAACTCTTTCGGTCGAAGTTATGCGCCTTGCATATCGTTTTATGAACGAGCCTGTGGAGATACAGATCAATCCTGATAAACTGATCACTGAAAGAATAGATCAGAAACTGGTTCACTTGGGAAGAGAGGAGAAGTTACCTTATATGGTGAACTCCATTCTTGCCGAAGAATTGGAAGGACAAGGAATTATATTCACAAATTTTAAAGCGAATATTCCTAAAATAGTCTATTCTCTCAGAAAATATGGAATTCCTATCACTGGGATTTCTTCTGACTTAGATCAGAAAAAAAGACTTAGACTGATGAGGGATTTTAAATCCGGAAAATTCAAGTTCATGGTAGCGACTGATGTCGCAAGCCGTGGTATCGATGTGGAAAACATCGAAGTAGTTTTCAATTTCGATCTTCCTCAGGATACGGAAAATTATGTGCATAGGATTGGAAGAACTGCAAGAGCTGGAAGAGTAGGTAAATCCATTAGCTTCTGCTCTGAATCCGATTATGTTGAATTGGAAAAGATAGAAAAATATCTGAAACAAAAGATTGATGTTCTACCTGTTCACGAAGAAGCACTTACATTCCCTGCCGGTGAGTTCCAAGTTTTTGTAGGCGGAGATGCATTCGATAATGCTCCTGTCGAAAGAAATGGAAATAGAAACCAAGGAAGAGACAGAGGCCCTAAAAAACAAAGAGGCGATTTCCAACGTAACGGTAACGGCGGGAATCAAAGAGGCGAGAAGAACTGGAATAAAGAATCTGGAGATCGCAAAAAAGATTTCAACAAAGATTCGAGACCGGGTAAGCAGAGCGGAGGTCATAAAAAAAGACCGGAAGCTGCTATCCAAGAGGCCCAAGAGTTTTTACAAAAAGCGGACAGTGTATTCGGTTCCAATGGTGCTCGTAAAGATAGAAACCAGAAAAACCAGAACCAGAAGAAAGGAAAACAACGTTCCGATTTCCAAAAACAACCTTCTCACAATCATCAAAATCATGAGAATAAAAAACAAAAATCGAATTACGATAAGAGCAAGCGTAACTTATTCGATATAAACGATTCTAAAAGATCTTCTGATAAGAAGAAGGGTTCAATTTGGACAAGGATCAAATCCTTCTTTGGGGGTTAG
- a CDS encoding class I SAM-dependent methyltransferase: MSSILELEPHPDYPEAYMVCRRTGVHFYKLAKERDYEDSYFQEEYKNQYKKTYYEDEPQLRNLAKARLEMMSAFQDPKGKTLFEIGSAAGFFLSEAEKKGYKVKGLELSSTEAEYSKDKLGLDVVSGSFLDDSIFPQETFDAVCAFFVIEHFPNAELVFERINKLLKPGGLLFLGLPSLNGPSFQTNPEEWFRTHPSDHFWDYSPDSLKKMLKMYGLVTVYKKPMSYHPSRDKGWKGKYLTHRLFVRFANLSCYADTFHSIAIKKI, encoded by the coding sequence ATGTCCTCAATACTTGAATTGGAACCTCATCCAGATTATCCGGAAGCCTATATGGTATGCCGTCGCACGGGGGTCCATTTCTATAAATTGGCAAAGGAAAGGGATTACGAAGATTCCTATTTTCAGGAAGAATACAAGAATCAGTACAAAAAGACCTACTATGAGGATGAACCTCAGCTTAGAAATTTAGCCAAGGCGCGTTTAGAAATGATGAGCGCATTCCAAGATCCGAAAGGTAAAACTCTTTTCGAAATAGGATCTGCCGCTGGCTTCTTCTTATCCGAAGCGGAGAAGAAGGGATACAAAGTTAAAGGTCTGGAGCTTTCTTCCACAGAAGCGGAGTATTCCAAAGATAAATTAGGTTTGGATGTTGTTTCCGGTTCTTTCTTGGATGATTCCATTTTTCCCCAAGAAACTTTCGATGCGGTCTGTGCGTTTTTTGTAATAGAACATTTTCCGAATGCGGAACTTGTTTTTGAGAGGATTAATAAATTGTTAAAGCCGGGTGGGCTATTATTCTTAGGTCTTCCTTCATTGAATGGACCTTCTTTTCAAACCAATCCTGAAGAATGGTTTCGCACTCATCCGTCGGACCATTTTTGGGATTACTCACCCGATTCTCTTAAAAAAATGTTGAAAATGTACGGTCTCGTCACGGTATATAAGAAACCAATGTCATACCACCCTAGTAGAGATAAGGGATGGAAAGGCAAATACCTGACACATCGGCTCTTTGTTCGCTTCGCAAACCTCTCCTGCTACGCCGACACATTCCACTCAATCGCGATTAAAAAAATATGA
- a CDS encoding RidA family protein: MSILEKIKSLGLELPPAPKAIAAYIPAIQTGNLVFTSGQLPLKDGKLMLTGTLGAGLSIDDVKAATEQAALNGLAAIAGVIGDLDKIKSIVKIGVFVSSSPDFVEQHLVANHASNLLLSIFGEAGRHARFAVGNSALPLGAPVEVEMTVSLG, from the coding sequence ATGAGCATACTCGAAAAAATCAAATCCCTTGGGTTGGAACTCCCACCTGCGCCTAAGGCGATTGCAGCTTATATACCTGCCATACAAACAGGAAATCTCGTATTCACCTCCGGCCAATTACCTTTGAAAGATGGTAAGCTCATGCTTACAGGAACTCTAGGAGCAGGACTCTCGATTGACGATGTGAAAGCTGCCACAGAACAAGCTGCGCTAAATGGGCTTGCTGCAATTGCAGGTGTGATCGGGGATTTGGATAAGATCAAAAGTATTGTAAAGATCGGAGTATTCGTTTCTTCCAGCCCTGATTTCGTTGAACAACATCTAGTCGCAAATCACGCATCCAATCTACTTTTAAGTATTTTTGGAGAAGCAGGACGTCATGCTCGTTTTGCAGTAGGAAATTCCGCTCTTCCATTAGGTGCTCCAGTAGAAGTAGAAATGACGGTTTCTTTAGGATGA
- the modB gene encoding molybdate ABC transporter permease subunit: MDTFNWDSIRSPLYLTLKVTFFSTFFAALLGIFFAYWMSKLRFFGRAFVDAVLTLPMVLPPTVLGYYLLVIFGKKGLLGHFLAEQFQYSILFNLHGAVLASTIVSFPLVYRSAKAAFEDLDPEYEEIALTLGKSKWETFLMVLLPLSWRGILAGSMMAYARGMGEFGATLMIAGNIPEKTQTIALAIYDSVQSGKDEFSLILVFVASITCVLVLTVSGILLKKSHW, translated from the coding sequence ATGGATACTTTCAATTGGGACTCCATCAGATCTCCTCTATACCTCACACTTAAGGTAACTTTTTTTTCTACATTCTTTGCTGCCTTACTCGGAATATTTTTCGCCTACTGGATGTCCAAACTTAGATTTTTTGGCAGGGCATTCGTGGATGCAGTCTTAACCTTGCCGATGGTTCTCCCTCCTACAGTGCTAGGATATTATCTATTGGTGATATTCGGTAAAAAAGGATTACTAGGCCATTTTCTTGCCGAACAATTCCAATATTCTATATTATTCAATTTGCATGGAGCAGTTTTAGCTTCTACAATCGTTTCTTTCCCTTTGGTCTATAGATCCGCAAAAGCGGCCTTCGAAGATTTGGATCCAGAATACGAAGAGATCGCCCTCACCTTAGGAAAGTCCAAATGGGAAACTTTTTTAATGGTATTACTCCCACTCTCTTGGAGAGGAATTTTAGCAGGATCTATGATGGCCTATGCGAGAGGAATGGGAGAATTTGGTGCCACATTAATGATCGCAGGAAATATTCCTGAAAAGACACAAACGATCGCGCTTGCAATTTACGATTCAGTTCAATCAGGCAAAGATGAGTTCTCGTTGATACTTGTGTTCGTGGCATCAATTACTTGCGTATTGGTATTGACAGTTTCCGGGATCTTACTTAAAAAATCTCATTGGTAA
- the modA gene encoding molybdate ABC transporter substrate-binding protein produces the protein MIKRLHIVLPVLLLLIQPSSYAQEKEKEITISAASSLTDVLKELGTTFKQKTGIKAVFNFGSSGSLYQQIEKGAPVDVFISADQDIVDKGIKAEVLESPTKTILLKNTLVLIQPKTSELKIKKLEDLQLPEIKKIAIGNPNSVPAGKYAEEVLTKNNLNNSLKEKFIPAENVRQVLDYVGREEVEAGFVYVTDAAIAESKVKIALILSGHKPILYPGILVTGTKNSEEAKSFLEFLKKSQEAKETFLKYKFILP, from the coding sequence ATGATAAAAAGATTACATATCGTACTTCCTGTTCTACTTCTGCTTATCCAACCTTCATCTTATGCCCAAGAAAAGGAAAAAGAGATTACGATCTCAGCCGCATCTAGTTTGACCGATGTATTAAAAGAACTTGGAACAACATTCAAACAAAAGACCGGGATCAAAGCAGTATTCAATTTCGGATCTTCGGGAAGTTTATACCAACAGATCGAAAAAGGCGCCCCTGTGGATGTTTTCATCTCGGCAGATCAAGACATAGTGGATAAAGGGATCAAAGCAGAAGTTTTAGAATCTCCTACAAAAACGATCTTACTAAAAAACACATTAGTTCTAATCCAGCCTAAAACGAGCGAATTAAAGATCAAAAAGTTAGAAGATCTACAACTCCCAGAGATCAAAAAGATTGCTATCGGGAATCCGAACTCTGTTCCTGCAGGAAAATACGCAGAAGAGGTTCTTACTAAGAACAATCTTAATAATTCCTTAAAAGAAAAATTTATTCCTGCTGAAAATGTCAGGCAAGTTTTGGATTATGTAGGAAGAGAAGAAGTGGAAGCTGGATTTGTTTACGTCACAGACGCAGCAATCGCAGAATCTAAAGTTAAAATTGCACTTATCTTAAGCGGACACAAACCAATTTTATATCCTGGAATTTTAGTAACCGGAACCAAAAATTCAGAAGAAGCAAAGTCTTTCTTGGAATTCCTAAAAAAATCTCAGGAAGCCAAAGAAACATTTCTAAAATATAAGTTTATACTTCCTTAA
- a CDS encoding ATP-binding cassette domain-containing protein — MSLFVDIRKKLSDGNRKFELDVQFDFSGEFQVLYGPSGAGKSLTLRALAGLLKPDSGRISFANTVYFDSSSKKYILPQKRNLGYVPQSYGLFPHLTVRKNIEFSLNRFFRITNKKDKEKVSYLMNLFEIQETSESYPKHLSGGQKQRAAIARALARDPKILLLDEPFAALHTDLRQKMREELKSLRKKISMPILLISHDPKDLEYFGTSALYMEDGKIISNRS, encoded by the coding sequence ATGTCATTATTCGTAGATATCCGAAAAAAACTGTCCGATGGAAATCGAAAATTCGAGCTGGATGTTCAGTTTGATTTTTCAGGAGAATTTCAGGTATTATACGGCCCTTCCGGGGCAGGAAAAAGTCTTACATTACGCGCATTAGCTGGTCTATTAAAGCCTGATTCTGGAAGGATTTCTTTTGCAAACACAGTCTATTTTGATTCTTCTTCCAAAAAATATATTCTACCACAAAAAAGAAACCTAGGGTATGTTCCTCAGAGTTATGGATTATTTCCTCATCTTACAGTCAGAAAGAATATTGAATTCAGCTTAAATAGATTCTTTCGTATTACGAATAAAAAAGACAAAGAAAAAGTTTCATATCTAATGAATTTATTCGAGATACAGGAAACTTCTGAAAGTTACCCGAAACATCTTTCGGGAGGACAAAAGCAAAGAGCGGCTATAGCAAGAGCGCTTGCAAGAGACCCTAAAATTTTACTTTTAGATGAACCATTTGCAGCACTTCATACGGATCTAAGACAGAAAATGAGAGAAGAATTAAAAAGTTTGAGGAAGAAGATCAGTATGCCAATACTTTTGATCTCGCACGATCCGAAAGACTTGGAATATTTTGGGACTTCTGCTCTTTATATGGAAGACGGAAAGATAATCAGTAATCGTTCTTAA
- a CDS encoding metal-sulfur cluster assembly factor — protein sequence MQLLEQPTQEIEKRVYAEIHRVEDPEIGISVAELGLIYKIQVEGDKARIEMTYTSMACPAGPQMKKDIEDNALRVEGINSVDVEIVWTPKWDPRAMASEEAKMDLGIFDY from the coding sequence ATGCAATTATTAGAACAACCAACTCAAGAGATCGAAAAAAGGGTCTATGCTGAGATCCATCGGGTAGAAGATCCTGAAATAGGGATTTCCGTAGCTGAGTTAGGTCTGATCTATAAGATCCAGGTAGAAGGTGATAAGGCTAGGATCGAAATGACTTATACTTCTATGGCTTGTCCCGCCGGTCCTCAAATGAAAAAGGATATTGAAGACAACGCGCTTAGAGTAGAAGGTATTAACTCTGTAGATGTGGAAATTGTTTGGACCCCCAAATGGGATCCTCGAGCAATGGCTTCTGAAGAAGCTAAAATGGATCTTGGAATTTTCGATTATTAA